In the genome of Sporichthyaceae bacterium, one region contains:
- a CDS encoding metallophosphoesterase, whose protein sequence is MKRSQGRHARNPRGQTPDVGVPPELADNLTVAEQHDWIRRFLSERPVSRRAALRGAGVVTALGMAPWLAANRDSFGGHGLPPFLGRRLSFGSDPRTQMAMAAELTAPPRAAVLVDLGTDTGYGHTLTAEVRHLVSAVPQRDGSIRTAEQFFVHALADDLEPSVAYHYRFRLPGGGVTPDAVFSTAPATAGRFSFTAFGDQGVDDNGGVPAIFANRYAIQDTRRTAHPAASLIRLVAARRPTFHVLAGDICYPGADGEPVRNNAPGKAGAGFDNYDPTVWTRYFAGIEISSATTPWMFGTGNHDVEALYDDNRAGGATHGYGGHAARLDLPTNGPRGCPSVYSFRYGNVGFLSLDSNDLTFETRANAGYSRGTQVAWARHTLAAFRKDPLVDFIVVFFHHCAYATARGHGSDDGVRTRLAPLFDEFSVDLAVQAHNHSWERTDPIRAGRCTVAAPNGATVRPLTDGTTYICAGSGGRGRSSWPDGTADRYPGQVSADSAAPVKASLRMKGGEAVPETVPWSRARYGDYAMLAVDVVPAVPGFESTMTIRTISDRGELLDTITLARTARLLGIGVPLL, encoded by the coding sequence ATGAAGAGGAGCCAGGGGCGGCACGCGAGGAACCCGCGCGGACAGACGCCCGACGTCGGCGTCCCGCCGGAGCTCGCCGATAACCTGACGGTTGCCGAACAGCACGACTGGATTCGGCGGTTCCTTTCCGAACGACCGGTCAGCCGGCGCGCCGCGCTGCGCGGCGCCGGGGTGGTGACCGCATTGGGTATGGCGCCCTGGCTCGCCGCGAACCGTGATTCGTTCGGCGGCCACGGGTTGCCGCCGTTTCTCGGGCGACGACTCTCCTTCGGGTCGGACCCGCGCACGCAGATGGCCATGGCCGCCGAGTTGACCGCTCCGCCCCGGGCGGCGGTGCTGGTCGACCTCGGCACCGACACCGGCTACGGCCACACCCTGACCGCCGAGGTGCGGCACTTGGTCAGCGCGGTGCCGCAACGGGACGGGTCCATCCGGACCGCGGAACAGTTCTTCGTGCACGCCCTCGCCGATGACCTGGAACCCAGCGTGGCCTACCACTACCGGTTCCGGCTGCCCGGCGGGGGCGTCACGCCGGATGCCGTGTTCAGCACCGCGCCGGCCACTGCGGGGCGGTTCAGCTTCACCGCCTTTGGTGACCAGGGCGTGGACGACAACGGCGGCGTGCCGGCGATTTTCGCCAACAGATACGCGATCCAGGACACCCGACGGACCGCGCACCCGGCCGCGTCACTGATTCGACTGGTCGCGGCCCGCCGGCCCACATTCCATGTGCTGGCCGGCGACATCTGTTACCCCGGCGCGGACGGGGAGCCGGTCCGGAACAACGCGCCCGGAAAAGCCGGCGCGGGCTTCGACAACTACGACCCGACGGTGTGGACCCGCTATTTCGCCGGCATCGAGATCAGTTCCGCCACCACGCCCTGGATGTTCGGGACCGGCAACCACGATGTGGAAGCGCTCTACGACGACAACCGGGCCGGTGGGGCCACCCACGGTTACGGCGGGCACGCCGCCCGCCTGGACCTGCCGACGAACGGGCCGCGTGGCTGCCCGTCGGTGTATTCGTTCCGGTACGGCAATGTCGGATTTCTCAGCCTGGACAGCAACGACCTGACCTTCGAGACCCGGGCCAATGCCGGCTACAGCCGGGGCACCCAGGTCGCCTGGGCGCGCCACACCCTCGCCGCCTTCCGCAAGGACCCGTTGGTGGATTTCATCGTGGTCTTCTTTCACCACTGCGCCTACGCCACCGCCAGAGGCCACGGTTCGGATGACGGGGTGCGCACCCGATTGGCCCCGCTGTTCGACGAGTTCTCCGTCGACCTCGCGGTGCAGGCCCACAACCACAGTTGGGAACGGACCGACCCGATCCGGGCCGGCCGATGCACAGTGGCCGCGCCGAACGGGGCGACCGTGCGGCCGTTGACGGACGGGACCACCTACATCTGCGCGGGTTCTGGAGGTCGGGGGAGGTCCTCCTGGCCCGACGGCACGGCCGATCGTTATCCCGGCCAGGTCAGTGCCGACAGCGCGGCACCGGTGAAAGCGAGCCTGCGGATGAAGGGCGGCGAGGCCGTTCCGGAGACGGTGCCCTGGTCCCGGGCTCGCTACGGGGACTACGCGATGCTCGCCGTCGACGTGGTGCCCGCAGTGCCCGGCTTCGAGTCCACCATGACGATCCGCACCATCAGCGACCGCGGCGAACTGCTCGACACCATCACCCTCGCCCGGACCGCCCGGCTTCTGGGCATCGGGGTCCCGCTGCTGTAG
- a CDS encoding STAS domain-containing protein, with the protein MDADINVRRAGGVAVAVLHGDYDLDNSAALHTELLDVLRSRPSGIVLDLSEVAFCDLTCLRTMAGIGHRAAAVGAWVRVAGASAMVRRMLEVTGMSASLPAFPDVELALRGSRIRPMLPGGRVVSVPAGSDTRVTGRANSLSAAPTPTEV; encoded by the coding sequence ATGGACGCAGACATCAACGTCCGCCGTGCCGGCGGTGTGGCCGTTGCGGTGTTACACGGGGACTACGACCTCGATAACTCCGCGGCGCTGCATACGGAACTGCTCGACGTCCTGCGCTCCCGACCGTCGGGCATCGTCCTGGACCTCTCCGAGGTCGCCTTCTGTGACCTGACCTGCTTGCGCACCATGGCGGGCATCGGTCATCGGGCCGCCGCCGTCGGTGCCTGGGTGCGGGTGGCCGGGGCATCGGCGATGGTGCGTCGCATGCTCGAGGTCACCGGCATGTCCGCCTCGCTGCCTGCATTCCCGGACGTCGAACTGGCGCTGCGCGGTTCCCGGATCCGTCCGATGTTGCCCGGTGGACGTGTGGTGAGCGTCCCGGCGGGCTCGGACACCCGCGTCACCGGCCGCGCGAATTCCCTCTCTGCCGCTCCGACCCCGACCGAGGTGTGA